In Oryza brachyantha chromosome 1, ObraRS2, whole genome shotgun sequence, the following are encoded in one genomic region:
- the LOC102719449 gene encoding protein DOG1-like 1, which produces MSTARHVACYQRWIAGQEASLGELEAASANAAAGRATDAELRAALERCMRGYAEYVASRRTLAREDSTALFAPPWCTSFENSVLWLGGCRPSLTIRLLYSLSGEGLEEHIEELISGAGALGAARSMGLLGITARQLEQVNDLHRRTLRDEDALSDRLATLQEEIADRPLLPIVRERATAAAKALAAASCDGLATRRLAVAGPPAGAVDPEVDAAIGSYKAGLGRLLEEADELRLSTARTLATEILTPRQAVDMLVAAKQLHLAVRDWSRRRGVAQPVRPPLTSPAPPSDRANP; this is translated from the coding sequence ATGAGCACGGCGCGGCACGTCGCGTGCTACCAGCGGTGGATCGCCGGGCAGGAGGCGAGCCTCGGGGAGCtcgaggcggcgtcggccaaTGCGGCCGCCGGGCGCGCCACGGACGCGGAGCTGAGGGCGGCGCTGGAGCGGTGCATGCGCGGCTACGCCGAGTACGTCGCCAGCCGGCGCACGCTGGCGCGGGAGGACAGCACGGCCCTGTTCGCGCCGCCGTGGTGCACGTCCTTCGAGAACTCCGTGCTCTGGCTCGGCGGGTGCCGGCCGTCTCTGACGATCCGGCTGCTGTACTCCCTCTCCGGCGAGGGACTGGAGGAGCACATCGAGGAGTTAatcagcggcgccggcgctctcGGCGCTGCTAGGAGCATGGGCCTCCTGGGGATCACGGCCAGGCAGCTGGAGCAAGTCAACGACCTCCACCGCCGGACGCTGCGTGACGAGGACGCGCTCTCGGATCGGCTGGCCACCTTGCAGGAGGAAATCGCCGACCGGCCTCTCCTGCCGATCGTCCGGGAgcgcgccacggcggcggccaaaGCGCTGGCCGCGGCCTCCTGCGACGGCTTGGCCACGCGGCGGCTCGCGGTCGCCGGACCACCTGCGGGAGCCGTGGACCCCGAGGTGGACGCGGCGATCGGGAGCTACAAGGCCGGGCTGGGCAGGCTGCTGGAGGAAGCCGACGAGCTCCGCCTGTCGACGGCGCGGACGCTGGCGACGGAGATCCTGACTCCCCGGCAGGCGGTGGATATGCTGGTGGCGGCCAAGCAGCTGCACCTCGCGGTGCGCGACtggagccgccgccggggcgtCGCGCAGCCGGTGCGTCCGCCGCTCACCTCGCCGGCTCCACCCTCCGACCGCGCAAACCCGTAA
- the LOC102719730 gene encoding CBL-interacting protein kinase 12, which yields MLMATVSPARRDATGQAVRPSPAAAAAIVRRGGGGGGGGGGTVLGRYELGRVLGQGSFAKVYQGRHLETDERVAIKVLDKEKAVKGGMVHLVKREINVLRRVRHPNIVQLFEVMATKTKIYFVMEYVRGGELFSRVSKGRLKEDTARRYFQQLVSAVDFCHARGVFHRDLKPENLLVDENGDLKVSDFGLAAGPDQFDTHGLLHTFCGTPAYVAPEVLRRRGYDGAKADIWSCGVILFALMAGYLPFHDHNIMVLYRKIYKGEFRCPRWFSKDLTSLIMRLLDSNPTTRITMPEIIENVWFKKGYKPVKFYIEDDKLYNLSDDVLDLEPADALPPPLAPAPPSLQGDDGDGSGSESDSSVVSCPATLSTGESQRLRGSLPRPASLNAFDIISFSKGFNLSGLFEERGNEIRFVSAEPMSDIITKLEEIAKVKSFSVRRKDWRVSIEGTREGVKGPLTIGAEIFELTPSLVVVEVKKKAGDNEEYDDFCKMELKPGMQHLVHQMIPAPNVPTNME from the coding sequence ATGCTGATGGCGACCGTCTCGCCGGCACGGAGGGACGCGacggggcaggcggtgcggccgagcccggcggcggcggcggcgattgtGAGGagaggtgggggtgggggtggcggtggcggagggacGGTGCTGGGGAGGTACGAGCTGGGGCGTGTCCTGGGGCAGGGCTCCTTCGCGAAGGTGTACCAGGGGCGGCACCTGGAGACCGACGAGCGCGTGGCAATCAAGGTGCTCGACAAGGAGAAGGCCGTGAAGGGCGGCATGGTCCACCTCGTCAAGCGCGAGATCAACGTGCTCCGCCGCGTGCGCCACCCGAACATCGTGCAGCTGTTCGAGGTGATGGCCACCAAGACCAAGATCTACTTCGTCATGGAGTacgtccgcggcggcgagctcttcTCGCGCGTATCCAAGGGCCGCCTCAAGGAGGACACGGCGCGGCGCTACTTCCAGCAGCTGGTCTCCGCCGTCGACTTCTGCCACGCCCGCGGCGTGTTCCACCGGGACCTCAAGCCCGAGAACCTCCTCGtggacgagaacggcgacctGAAGGTATCGGActtcggcctcgccgccggcccggACCAGTTTGACACCCACGGTCTGCTCCACACGTTCTGCGGAACGCCGGCCTACGTCGCCCCTGAGGTGCTCAGGCGCCGTGGATACGACGGCGCCAAGGCGGACATATGGTCTTGCGGTGTCATCCTCTTTGCGCTCATGGCCGGGTACCTCCCTTTCCATGACCACAACATCATGGTTCTGTATCGGAAGATCTACAAGGGGGAGTTCAGGTGTCCGAGGTGGTTCTCCAAGGATCTTACTAGCTTGATAATGCGCCTTCTTGACTCAAACCCCACCACTAGGATCACTATGCCAGAGATCATAGAGAACGTATGGTTCAAGAAAGGATATAAGCCAGTCAAGTTTTATATTGAGGATGACAAGCTCTACAACCTGTCTGATGACGTGCTGGACTTGGAGCCTGCTGATGCTCTTCCCCCACCATTGGCACCTGCACCTCCATCTCTACAAGGGGATGATGGTGATGGTTCAGGGTCTGAGTCAGACTCATCAGTCGTATCCTGCCCAGCCACATTGTCAACTGGGGAGAGCCAGAGGCTCCGTGGGTCTCTACCACGGCCAGCAAGCCTTAATGCATTTGATATCATATCATTCTCAAAAGGATTCAACTTGTCCGGTCTGTTTGAGGAGAGGGGAAATGAGATCAGATTCGTGTCTGCTGAGCCTATGTCAgatattataacaaaactgGAGGAGATTGCGAAGGTGAAGAGTTTCTCGGTGCGGAGGAAGGATTGGCGGGTGAGCATAGAGGGTACGCGGGAAGGAGTTAAGGGGCCATTAACCATCGGCGCAGAGATATTTGAGCTAACACCTTCCCTTGTGGTAGTGGAGGTAAAAAAGAAGGCAGGCGATAATGAAGAGTATGACGATTTCTGCAAGATGGAGTTGAAGCCAGGAATGCAGCACCTTGTGCACCAGATGATCCCAGCTCCAAATGTACCTACTAACATGGAGTAG
- the LOC102701215 gene encoding CBL-interacting protein kinase 30, with the protein MATTTTNQDSQVIMGRYRLGPLLGRGTFAKVFKAHKVHTGEAVAIKVFDKEAVQRSGTGEQVKREVDVMRRVHHRHVIRLHEVMATRSRIYFAMEYASGGELFTRLSRSTRFPEPVARRYFQQLITAVEFCHSRGVYHRDLKPENLLLDARGDLKVSDFGLSALDGGAGGSPRGDGLLHTTCGTPAYVAPEVLMKRGYDGAKADIWSCGVILFVLLAGYLPFNETNLVILYRKITESNYRCPPWFSVEARKLLARMLDPNPKTRITISKIMDRPWFQKGTCPLGDMPLIASAPSVLEAKQQHDEEEDGLAREKKRSKVIMSSPTIEVRPPSMNAFHIISRSSGLDLSKMFDAEHRLEARFSTRETTTAIVSKLEEIAEAGRFSFKLKEKGRVELEGSQDGTRKGALAIEAEIFQVAPSVHVVEMRKTGGESPVFRDFYKQELKPSLGDMVWAWQGGDSPPPALVPATGRRPITRRP; encoded by the coding sequence ATGGCTACGACCACGACGAACCAAGATTCCCAGGTGATCATGGGCCGATACAGGCTCGGCCCGCTCCTCGGCCGCGGCACGTTCGCCAAGGTCTTCAAGGCCCATAAGGTGCACACCGGCGAGGCCGTCGCCATCAAGGTGTTCGACAAGGAGGCGGTGCAGCGGTCCGGCACGGGGGAGCAGGTGAAGCGCGAGGTCGACGTGATGCGGCGCGTGCACCACCGCCACGTCATCCGCCTCCACGAGGTGATGGCGACGCGCTCCAGGATCTACTTCGCCATGGAGTacgccagcggcggcgagctcttcACCCGCCTCTCCCGGAGCACGCGGTTCCCGGAGCCCGTCGCGCGCCGCTACTTCCAGCAGCTGATCACGGCCGTGGAGTTCTGCCACAGCCGCGGCGTGTACCACCGGGACCTCAAGCCCGAGAACCTCCTCCTCGACGCGCGCGGCGACCTCAAGGTCTCCGACTTCGGCCTCAGCGcgctggacggcggcgccggcggctcccCCCGCGGCGACGGCCTCTTGCACACGACATGCGGCACGCCGGCGTACGTCGCTCCCGAGGTGCTCATGAAGCGTGGCTACGACGGCGCGAAGGCAGACATCTGGTCGTGCGGCGTGATCCTCTTCGTGCTCCTCGCCGGCTACCTCCCCTTCAACGAAACCAACCTCGTGATCCTGTACCGGAAGATCACGGAGAGCAACTACAGGTGCCCGCCGTGGTTCTCCGTCGAGGCCCGCAAGCTCCTCGCCCGGATGCTCGACCCGAACCCCAAGACCCGGATCACCATCTCCAAGATCATGGATAGGCCATGGTTCCAGAAGGGAACATGCCCGCTCGGCGACATGCCCCTCATCGCGAGCGCACCATCGGTGTTGGAAGCCAAGCAGCAgcacgacgaggaggaggatgggttAGCCCGGGAGAAGAAGCGGTCCAAGGTGATCATGTCCTCGCCGACGATCGAGGTGAGGCCCCCGAGCATGAACGCCTTCCACATCATCTCCCGGTCGAGCGGGCTGGACCTGTCCAAGATGTTCGACGCGGAGCACAGGTTGGAGGCCCGGTTCTCCACAAGGGAGACCACGACGGCGATCGTCTCCAAGCTGGAGGAGAtcgcggaggcggggaggtTCAGCTTCAAGCTGAAGGAGAAGGGGAGGGTCGAGCTGGAGGGGAGCCAGGACGGCACCCGGAAGGGCGCGCTGGCCATCGAGGCGGAGATATTCCAGGTGGCGCCGTCGGTGCATGTGGTGGAGATGAGGAAGACCGGCGGCGAGTCGCCGGTGTTCCGGGACTTCTACAAGCAGGAGCTGAAGCCGTCTCTCGGCGACATGGTGTGGGCGTGGCAGGGCGGtgactcgccgccgccggcgctcgtGCCGGCGACGGGAAGGAGACCGATCACGAGGCGCCCTTGA